Proteins encoded by one window of Tunturibacter psychrotolerans:
- a CDS encoding GAF domain-containing protein, which produces MASILCGFDRAGSWAERAKGFYQMSTVDSITADTGLEVIDLVEDASFAERHLHERDVVTQMEGMRRVARAFIDNPDAILQELVNAAVELCGADSSGISIQQDTGRDEDYYHWVATAGAYSGFLNAVLPRSPSACGVCLERGRPQLFRVTQRFFDLLGVEAPEVTDGILLPWDEGETRGTIFVMAHGRDEAFDGNDVRMMQVLADFVAMGVRQQRQQKQLMEQAMLGAAAGMANELAHRINNPLQSITNLVYLAAAGGVSGDAKTLAEELSVPIQRLSVLAARLLSLPTAANRRPETVDEDLRVMTAE; this is translated from the coding sequence GTGGCTTCGATTCTTTGCGGATTCGACCGCGCAGGTAGTTGGGCCGAGAGGGCGAAAGGGTTTTATCAGATGAGTACGGTCGATTCGATTACGGCGGATACGGGCCTCGAGGTGATCGACCTTGTTGAGGATGCTTCGTTTGCGGAGAGACATCTTCATGAGCGCGACGTTGTGACCCAGATGGAGGGGATGCGCCGGGTAGCGCGTGCCTTTATCGACAACCCCGATGCGATATTGCAGGAGCTAGTGAATGCGGCGGTGGAGTTGTGCGGCGCGGACAGTTCGGGTATCAGCATCCAACAGGACACCGGAAGAGATGAGGATTATTACCATTGGGTCGCGACTGCGGGGGCGTACTCGGGATTTCTGAATGCGGTGCTTCCGCGTTCGCCGAGTGCGTGCGGCGTTTGCCTGGAGCGAGGACGGCCACAACTTTTTCGCGTGACGCAGCGTTTCTTTGATCTGTTGGGAGTCGAAGCGCCTGAGGTGACCGATGGGATTCTGCTTCCGTGGGATGAGGGGGAGACTCGCGGCACGATCTTTGTTATGGCTCATGGGCGGGATGAGGCGTTCGACGGGAACGACGTGCGGATGATGCAGGTGCTGGCGGATTTTGTGGCGATGGGTGTGAGGCAGCAGCGGCAGCAGAAACAGCTGATGGAGCAGGCGATGCTGGGTGCCGCGGCTGGGATGGCGAATGAGTTGGCTCACAGGATCAATAATCCGCTGCAAAGCATTACGAACCTGGTGTATCTGGCGGCTGCAGGCGGGGTGTCCGGAGATGCGAAGACGTTGGCCGAGGAGCTTTCGGTTCCGATTCAAAGGCTGTCTGTGTTGGCTGCGCGATTGCTTTCGCTGCCTACGGCTGCGAATCGGCGGCCAGAGACGGTTGACGAAGACCTTCGCGTGATGACGGCGGAGTAA
- the ribB gene encoding 3,4-dihydroxy-2-butanone-4-phosphate synthase, whose translation MFADVAEAVAEFKAGRMVVVVDDEDRENEGDLTLAAEFVTPEAINFMAKYGRGLICLTLTEDRADYLRLGPMTQENTSRFGTAFTESIEAREGVTTGISAADRAHTIKVAIDPRSTAHDLARPGHVFPLRARKGGVLVRAGQTEASVDLARMAGLVTAGVICEIMNDDGTMARVPDLVKFCAEHGLLMVTVADLIRYRLQHERYIHRVAESLVPTAHGEFRMIAYESEVDGGESHIALVYGDVSGEEPVTVRVHTHCLAGDVFSTTLCDCKAVVDQSLKMIAEEGKGALVYLHNGSAGFGVDKAVTPPRIVLHREQRAREGNDDRAHRTLRQVGLGGQILSDLGIHKIRLLTNTPTHVPALQGFGIEIVEQVPVSIGSVRR comes from the coding sequence ATGTTTGCTGACGTGGCAGAGGCGGTAGCGGAGTTCAAGGCGGGGCGGATGGTGGTCGTCGTGGACGATGAAGACCGCGAGAATGAAGGCGACCTGACGCTGGCTGCGGAGTTTGTTACGCCGGAGGCCATTAACTTTATGGCGAAGTATGGCCGGGGTTTGATCTGTTTGACGCTGACGGAAGATCGTGCGGATTATCTGCGGCTGGGGCCGATGACACAGGAGAATACGTCTCGGTTTGGGACCGCGTTCACCGAGAGCATCGAGGCGCGGGAAGGCGTTACGACTGGGATCTCTGCTGCTGACAGGGCTCATACGATCAAGGTTGCGATCGACCCGCGCTCGACGGCGCATGATCTGGCTCGGCCGGGGCATGTGTTTCCACTGCGTGCGCGGAAGGGTGGCGTGCTGGTGAGGGCGGGGCAGACAGAGGCTTCGGTGGATCTGGCGCGGATGGCGGGGCTGGTAACCGCTGGTGTGATCTGCGAGATCATGAACGACGATGGGACGATGGCGCGGGTGCCGGACCTGGTGAAGTTCTGCGCGGAGCATGGGCTGTTGATGGTGACGGTGGCGGATCTGATTCGCTATCGGCTGCAGCATGAGCGGTACATTCATCGCGTGGCCGAGTCTCTGGTGCCTACGGCGCATGGTGAGTTCCGCATGATCGCATATGAGAGCGAGGTGGATGGCGGAGAGTCGCATATTGCGCTGGTGTATGGGGATGTGAGCGGTGAGGAGCCGGTGACGGTGAGGGTGCATACACACTGCCTGGCGGGGGATGTTTTTTCTACGACGCTGTGTGATTGCAAGGCCGTGGTGGATCAATCGCTGAAGATGATTGCGGAGGAAGGCAAGGGAGCGCTGGTGTATCTGCACAATGGCAGCGCGGGTTTTGGCGTGGATAAAGCGGTGACGCCACCGCGGATTGTGCTGCATCGGGAGCAGCGGGCTCGGGAGGGGAATGATGACCGGGCGCACAGAACGCTGCGGCAGGTGGGGCTGGGCGGGCAGATTCTGTCGGATCTGGGGATTCACAAGATTCGGCTGCTGACCAATACTCCGACGCATGTGCCGGCGCTGCAGGGGTTCGGGATTGAGATCGTGGAACAGGTGCCGGTTTCGATAGGGTCGGTTCGGCGGTAG
- a CDS encoding S10 family peptidase, with protein MTQTEASKFLLVSRMPYAVVALMVVLMSVPAFSQSAESKQHAGEAEPKKEEPSVPIPAEASSVTKHEWAAGGRMVHYTATAGNLLIRDEQDKPNGSIFYVAYTEDGVDAKSRPITFFYNGGPGAATIWLHMGSFGPVRVVTQSPEATGPAPFEWVQNQYSLLDKSDLVFVDAPLTGFSRAVGKGTVKDFAGTDQDIVAFRKFIVRYITANQRWNSPKFLFGESYGTTRSAGLVSALQNDGVEFNGVTLLSSILNYNRRNSGLDYEAVGYLPSFAAIAFHYHKVKTSLSLAEWVEQARVFARGPYAEALQQGDKLPAAQFDAMAAKVAAITGLSVEYVKEAKLRISATRFRKELLREDQRTLGRYDARFMGWDQDSAGENPSYDPSDTGISGVYVGAFHEYLQRELKYMSQEPYYTSGPGVNEAWDFKHRAAGAVSGRGGEQTAPDVAVDLADAIRKNPKLRVFSANGYFDLATPFFSTEYDLSHMDLPEKLVDNVQFGYYPAGHMVYLNVDALKEMKADLVKFYGLAQQR; from the coding sequence TTGACTCAGACCGAGGCTTCGAAGTTTTTGTTGGTATCTCGGATGCCATACGCTGTTGTTGCATTGATGGTGGTGTTAATGTCGGTGCCTGCATTCTCTCAGTCTGCCGAGAGTAAGCAACATGCTGGGGAAGCCGAGCCGAAGAAGGAAGAGCCGAGCGTTCCAATTCCCGCAGAGGCCAGTTCGGTGACGAAGCATGAGTGGGCCGCCGGTGGGCGGATGGTTCACTACACGGCGACCGCGGGAAATCTGCTGATACGAGACGAGCAGGATAAGCCGAATGGAAGCATCTTCTACGTGGCTTATACGGAAGATGGGGTGGATGCGAAGAGCCGGCCGATCACTTTTTTCTACAATGGCGGACCGGGCGCGGCGACGATCTGGTTGCATATGGGATCGTTCGGGCCAGTGCGGGTGGTGACGCAGAGTCCGGAGGCAACGGGGCCGGCTCCGTTTGAATGGGTGCAGAATCAATACAGCCTTCTGGATAAGAGCGACCTTGTGTTTGTCGATGCGCCGTTGACGGGGTTTTCGCGTGCGGTTGGGAAGGGAACGGTCAAAGACTTTGCCGGGACCGATCAGGATATTGTGGCGTTCAGGAAGTTTATTGTGCGGTACATTACGGCGAATCAACGGTGGAATTCGCCGAAGTTTTTATTTGGCGAGTCGTATGGAACGACGCGTTCGGCGGGGTTGGTGAGTGCGCTGCAGAATGATGGGGTCGAGTTCAATGGCGTGACGCTGCTGTCGTCGATTTTGAACTACAACAGGCGTAATTCCGGGCTGGACTATGAGGCGGTTGGGTACCTGCCTTCGTTCGCGGCGATTGCGTTTCACTATCACAAGGTGAAGACGAGCCTGAGTCTGGCTGAGTGGGTGGAGCAAGCGAGAGTGTTTGCGCGGGGACCTTATGCGGAGGCGTTGCAGCAAGGGGACAAGTTGCCGGCGGCGCAGTTCGATGCGATGGCGGCCAAGGTGGCGGCGATTACGGGGCTCAGTGTGGAGTATGTGAAGGAGGCCAAGCTGAGGATTTCAGCGACGCGGTTTCGCAAGGAGTTGTTGCGCGAGGATCAGCGAACGCTGGGTCGATATGATGCTCGGTTTATGGGATGGGACCAGGACTCGGCGGGGGAGAACCCGAGCTACGACCCGTCGGATACGGGGATCAGCGGAGTGTATGTGGGGGCGTTTCATGAGTACCTTCAGAGGGAGCTGAAGTATATGAGTCAGGAGCCTTATTACACCTCGGGGCCGGGGGTGAATGAAGCCTGGGACTTCAAGCACAGAGCTGCCGGGGCCGTGAGCGGACGTGGAGGGGAACAGACTGCGCCCGATGTTGCGGTGGATTTGGCGGATGCAATTCGGAAGAACCCGAAGCTTCGGGTGTTTTCGGCCAATGGTTACTTTGATTTGGCTACGCCATTCTTTTCAACGGAGTACGACCTGAGCCATATGGATCTGCCGGAGAAACTGGTTGATAACGTGCAGTTTGGTTACTATCCGGCGGGTCACATGGTCTATCTGAATGTGGATGCGTTGAAGGAAATGAAGGCTGATCTGGTGAAGTTCTATGGCTTGGCTCAGCAGCGCTAA
- a CDS encoding rhodanese-like domain-containing protein, which translates to MYLILICVVGFLVLLFGFFRIRQLRRRRELEAHSIDADSLRQLMEENADILLFDVRQPLDLLAHSEIIPGARRLPPKEVLHEATLIPKEKESVIYCTCVSQSTSRMILERALELNFTKIKFLKGGLDAWKAKGYPVERYTTPFHLDTA; encoded by the coding sequence ATGTATCTGATTCTCATTTGCGTAGTTGGGTTTTTGGTCTTGCTGTTCGGATTTTTCAGGATAAGGCAGTTGCGGCGAAGGCGAGAGCTGGAGGCGCACAGCATCGATGCGGACTCCCTTCGGCAATTGATGGAAGAAAATGCGGATATTCTGCTGTTCGATGTTCGGCAGCCGCTGGATTTGCTGGCGCATTCGGAGATAATTCCTGGCGCGAGGAGGCTTCCGCCGAAGGAGGTGCTTCACGAGGCTACGCTGATTCCGAAGGAGAAAGAGTCGGTGATTTATTGCACGTGCGTTAGCCAGAGTACGAGCCGGATGATTCTGGAGAGAGCGTTAGAGCTCAACTTTACCAAGATCAAGTTCCTGAAGGGTGGACTGGATGCGTGGAAGGCGAAGGGGTATCCGGTCGAGCGTTATACGACGCCGTTCCATCTTGATACGGCGTAA
- a CDS encoding acyltransferase family protein yields MTGLILQKKDSGVGVRDARLMSLDVLRGLTIAGMILVTDPGTYSAVYWPLLHAQWNGATPTDMIFPCFLFMSGVAITLSFAARIERGADRGTLARHIVARCVVLFVIGLLVNGFPDYDLHTVRIPGILQRIAICYLCGGMIYLWSRGDGRFRGRGIFMIGALTGCLLGGYWAVLKLVPVPGFGVGRLDSVGNVAAYVDRAIIGTRHMWAYGTTPGYGVTYDPEGILSTVTALATLLIGVLAGEWMRGRRSDGQKALGLALAGLVLVLAGWFLQPWLPINKKILTSTFALFSSGVSLLAFCVCFVILDMRRWRWWARPALIFGTNAIFAFVLSNVITTLSDRIHVRAGGADLSLHAWGYQYGFASWMKPIHASLAYAITIVCLNMSIVGLLYRKRIFLRI; encoded by the coding sequence ATGACGGGTTTAATTTTGCAGAAGAAAGATTCCGGGGTTGGTGTGCGCGATGCGAGGTTGATGTCTCTCGATGTTTTGCGCGGTCTGACGATAGCTGGAATGATTCTGGTGACCGATCCCGGAACTTACAGCGCGGTGTATTGGCCGTTGCTGCATGCACAGTGGAACGGTGCGACGCCGACCGACATGATCTTTCCGTGCTTTTTGTTTATGAGTGGGGTTGCGATTACGCTTTCGTTCGCGGCGAGGATTGAACGTGGGGCCGACCGCGGGACGCTCGCTCGGCACATCGTCGCGCGCTGCGTTGTGCTCTTCGTGATTGGCCTGCTGGTGAATGGGTTTCCTGACTACGATCTGCATACGGTGCGTATTCCGGGGATTCTGCAGCGAATTGCGATCTGCTATCTTTGCGGCGGCATGATCTATCTGTGGAGTCGCGGCGATGGGCGATTTCGTGGGCGTGGCATTTTTATGATTGGAGCCTTGACGGGTTGTCTTCTTGGTGGGTACTGGGCGGTGTTGAAGCTTGTGCCGGTGCCTGGGTTCGGAGTTGGCCGTCTGGATTCAGTGGGCAATGTTGCGGCTTATGTGGACCGCGCCATCATTGGGACTCGGCATATGTGGGCGTACGGGACTACGCCTGGGTACGGAGTGACGTATGACCCTGAGGGGATCCTTTCGACGGTGACTGCGTTGGCTACGCTTTTGATCGGTGTGCTTGCGGGGGAGTGGATGCGTGGCAGACGCTCGGATGGGCAGAAGGCATTGGGGCTGGCTTTGGCTGGGTTGGTGCTTGTGCTGGCGGGGTGGTTTCTGCAGCCCTGGCTTCCTATCAATAAGAAGATTTTGACGAGTACGTTTGCGCTGTTCAGCAGTGGGGTAAGTCTGCTGGCGTTTTGCGTGTGCTTTGTGATCCTTGATATGAGGCGGTGGCGGTGGTGGGCTCGGCCTGCGCTGATCTTTGGCACCAATGCGATCTTCGCGTTTGTGCTTTCAAATGTGATCACTACACTGAGCGACCGGATTCATGTGAGGGCTGGTGGCGCTGACTTGAGCCTGCATGCGTGGGGATACCAGTATGGTTTTGCTTCGTGGATGAAGCCGATCCATGCGTCTCTGGCGTATGCCATTACGATTGTCTGCCTTAATATGTCGATCGTGGGTCTGCTTTATCGGAAGCGGATCTTCCTGCGGATTTGA
- a CDS encoding energy transducer TonB codes for MTATKLSVITFLIGVTVQTVVFANPALALPQQASPAASSPENKKPDAQASPKPSLPNPDFFGIYHAGDGVTPPKLIFSVEPEFSEKARKKKIGGDCLVSLIVTTNGTATDIHVAKSIADTVAAKQREAALELDQNAVKVVAQYRFTPATYRGTPVPHRLNVEVNYMIF; via the coding sequence ATGACCGCTACAAAGCTCAGCGTCATAACGTTCCTCATCGGAGTTACGGTTCAAACCGTCGTCTTCGCGAATCCAGCTTTGGCTCTCCCGCAACAGGCTTCACCCGCCGCATCATCCCCAGAAAACAAGAAGCCGGACGCACAAGCTAGTCCCAAACCGTCGCTCCCCAATCCAGATTTCTTCGGCATCTATCACGCTGGAGACGGAGTTACACCTCCGAAGCTCATCTTCTCTGTCGAGCCAGAATTCTCCGAAAAAGCGAGAAAGAAAAAGATTGGAGGCGACTGCCTAGTCTCTCTGATCGTGACTACGAACGGCACGGCAACTGACATACACGTCGCGAAATCGATCGCCGATACGGTGGCCGCGAAGCAACGTGAGGCAGCCCTCGAACTCGACCAGAACGCTGTCAAAGTCGTCGCGCAGTATCGGTTCACCCCCGCGACCTACCGCGGCACTCCTGTCCCGCATCGGTTGAACGTCGAAGTGAACTACATGATTTTCTAG